The following proteins come from a genomic window of Pirellula staleyi DSM 6068:
- a CDS encoding DUF6690 family protein, whose protein sequence is MFQRPLLFLAVLAAAGLIPYILLDKELSATARSQWNSLTGSAGSSSQQETQNAVDQFAASLLEGGSAAIPPQLVVQQNAPIPLEHALRFEVSLPWVTAVFPRVTTVLGDTQLQGLRVPLVSGTQEHDIAGSLTYYFDREQVLRRITFQGYTGDERRVVMFLCSTYGMVAQPTLDRGLYRAAGPNGEVSTLLIRHVPVVSQNAPKQRMELVIDLVRGPLPKGYKLPELRAPGVAENEVVTPTVAPPPAAPVATAPATQPVAATPAATKPAAANSPRPTWRW, encoded by the coding sequence ATGTTTCAGCGCCCCCTGCTCTTCTTGGCTGTGCTCGCCGCAGCCGGTTTGATCCCCTACATTTTGCTCGATAAAGAGCTCTCCGCCACCGCGCGCTCGCAGTGGAATTCGCTCACCGGCAGCGCCGGTTCGAGCAGCCAGCAAGAGACACAAAACGCTGTCGATCAATTCGCCGCCAGTTTGCTCGAAGGTGGTTCCGCCGCGATTCCGCCACAACTCGTGGTGCAGCAAAACGCGCCGATTCCACTCGAGCATGCACTGCGATTTGAAGTTTCGCTGCCGTGGGTCACGGCGGTGTTTCCACGGGTGACCACGGTGCTCGGCGATACGCAGCTGCAAGGCTTGCGTGTGCCGCTGGTCTCGGGGACGCAGGAGCACGATATCGCGGGGTCGCTCACCTATTACTTCGATCGCGAACAAGTGCTGCGGCGCATCACGTTTCAAGGCTACACCGGCGACGAGCGCCGCGTGGTGATGTTCCTCTGCTCAACCTATGGCATGGTCGCTCAGCCAACACTCGATCGCGGGCTCTATCGAGCCGCTGGTCCCAACGGTGAAGTGAGCACTTTGCTGATTCGCCACGTTCCCGTGGTATCGCAAAACGCTCCGAAACAACGAATGGAACTGGTGATCGATTTGGTGCGCGGGCCACTTCCGAAGGGCTATAAGCTGCCAGAACTTCGCGCGCCAGGTGTCGCCGAAAACGAAGTGGTGACACCCACGGTCGCGCCACCTCCAGCAGCTCCGGTGGCAACTGCTCCTGCCACTCAACCGGTCGCTGCCACGCCAGCGGCGACCAAACCAGCAGCTGCAAATTCACCGCGCCCCACATGGCGGTGGTAA